Proteins encoded within one genomic window of Erinaceus europaeus chromosome 13, mEriEur2.1, whole genome shotgun sequence:
- the DDX43 gene encoding probable ATP-dependent RNA helicase DDX43 isoform X2 — protein MQTKAKAIIDHLVRKQESYDSESKVVGKDGRTDDGVTEDQPLIDWDQIREDALKWEKKKWADLPPIKKNFYTESETTSSMSEVQIDNWRKENYNIMCDDLKDGEKRPIPNPTCKFEDAFQCYPEVMENIKKAGFQKPTPIQSQAWPIVLQGIDLIGVAQTGTGKTLSYLMPGLIHLDSQPITKEKRNGPGMLVLTPTRELALQVEAECSKYTYKGLKSVCIYGGGDRDGQIQDLSKGVDIIIATPGRLNDLQMNNFVNLKSVTYLVLDEADKMLDMGFEPQIMKILLDVRPDRQTIMTSATWPYAVRRLAQSYLKEPMIVYVGTLDLVAVSTVEQNVIVTTEEEKRSHIQTFLESMSPKDKVIVFVSRKAVADHLSSDLVLRQISVESLHGNREQSDREKALENFKTGKVRILIATDLASRGLDVHDVTHVYNYDFPRNIEEYVHRVGRTGRAGRTGVSITLITRNDWRVANELINILERANQSIPEDLVSMAERYNANKMKKETEKKLGKPQGKAKKFYY, from the exons TTGGAAAAGATGGAAGAACAGACGATGGTGTCACGGAAGATCAGCCGTTGATTGATTGGGATCAAATTCGAGAAGATGCTttgaaatgggagaaaaaaaagtgggcag aCTTACCTCCAATTAAGAAAAACTTTTACACAGAGTCAGAAACCACAAGTTCAATGTCAGAAGTGCAGATAGACAACTGGAG gaaggaaaactataaTATAATGTGTGATGACTTGAAAGATGGTGAGAAACGTCCTATCCCCAACCCTACCTGTAAATTTGAGGATGCCTTTCAATGTTATCCTGAAGTTATGGAAAACATTAAAAAGGCAGGTTTTCAAAAACCAACCCCAATCCAG TCCCAGGCTTGGCCAATAGTTCTGCAAGGAATAGATCTTATAGGAGTAGCACAAACTGGAACAGGGAAGACATTGTCTTACTTAATGCCTGGACTTATTCACTTGGACTCTCAGCCCAT AACTAAAGAGAAAAGGAATGGGCCTGGTATGTTAGTCCTTACGCCCACACGAGAATTAGCCCTTCAGGTAGAAGCGGAATGTTCTAAGTATACGTATAAAGGTCTTAAAAG tGTTTGTATATATGGTGGTGGAGATAGAGACGGACAAATACAAGATCTGTCAAAAGGTGTAGATATCATTATTGCAACTCCTGGAAGACTGAATGATCTGCAAATGAACAACTTTGTCAACCTGAAAAGTGTAACCTACTTG GTGTTAGATGAAGCTGACAAGATGTTGGATATGGGATTTGAACCTCAGATAATGAAGATTTTATTAGATGTGCGGCCAGACAGGCAGACTATTATGACCAG TGCAACGTGGCCATATGCTGTTCGTCGACTTGCACAGTCTTACTTGAAGGAACCAATGATTGTTTATGTTGGTACTTTGGATCTAGTC GCTGTAAGTACTGTGGAACAGAACgtaatagtcaccacagaagaagAGAAGCGATCTCATATCCAAACTTTCTTAGAGAGCATGTCTCCTAAAGACAAGGTCATAGTGTTTGTGAGCAGGAAAGCTGT TGCTGATCACTTATCAAGTGACTTGGTTCTCCGACAAATCTCAGTAGAGTCTCTGCATGGCAACAGAGAGCAGAGTGACCGAGAGAAAGCACTAGAAAACTTCAAAACAG GGAAAGTGAGAATACTGATAGCTACTGACTTGGCATCCCGCGGGCTGGATGTCCACGATGTCACGCATGTCTACAATTACGATTTTCCACGCAACATCGAGGAATATGTCCACAGAGTAGGACGCACCGGCAGGGCAGG GAGGACTGGAGTATCGATCACCCTGATCACGAGGAACGATTGGCGGGTTGCCaatgaattaattaatattttggaAAGAGCAAATCAG AGTATCCCAGAGGATCTTGTATCTATGGCTGAGAGATACaatgcaaataaaatgaaaaaagaaacagaaaaaaaattgggaaaaccCCAAGGAAAAGCCAAGAAGTTTTATTACTAA